The following are encoded together in the Osmia lignaria lignaria isolate PbOS001 chromosome 6, iyOsmLign1, whole genome shotgun sequence genome:
- the LOC143305408 gene encoding hexokinase-2 yields MVVPTEHALHEAIQVAPLVLSDDVKQQKIEQKLAQMKFSAATVRKIQEVFLSEMNKGIHLQPSSLQMENTYVPELLDGTEEGLYLALDLGGTNFRVLLLELAHGTPIREEVKKYHISSDLRVGSGIRLFDYLAECVSDFVIAQGLQDVELPLGFTFSFPMIQHSLDIGVLVTWTKTFNCPDVVNKDAVRLLRESLDRRGDTKVKVVAILNDTTGTLVQGSTLDPDTAIGLILGTGSNACYLERADRVEHWETERHGERQVIIDIEWGAFGDNGVLDFIKTDYDRENDANSLIVNSFTFEKYISGKYMGELVRVVLARLNRDGLLFVGDHTPGCLLIPGNLTSDLVSDIEQDSVDGGSYNTKEILKKFGIVPDEDDVKTVQYVCEVVSNRAALLVAICLGVLLKRIDREHVTIAVDGSLYKHHPRLESWIKQYIPLLAPDHKFKMIHAEDGSGKGAALVAAIAQRLHNRID; encoded by the exons ATGGTCGTCCCTACAGAGCACGCACTCCACGAGGCGATACAAGTTGCGCCTTTGGTACTTTCGGACGATGTGAAGCAGCAAAAG ATCGAGCAAAAACTGGCgcagatgaaattttcagctgcGACCGTGAGGAAGATCCAAGAAGTTTTCCTATCGGAAATGAACAAAGGAATCCATCTGCAACCATCGTCGCTGCAAATGGAAAACACATACGTCCCGGAACTTCTCGATGGGACAG aGGAGGGCCTGTATTTAGCGTTGGATCTTGGGGGCACAAATTTCCGAGTGCTCCTTCTGGAGCTGGCACATGGTACACCTATAAGGGAAGAAGTGAAGAAATATCACATTAGCTCCGATTTGAGAGTCGGTTCGGGGATTCGTTTGTTTGATTATCTGGCAGAATGTGTTAGCGATTTCGTCATCGCTCAGGGTCTTCAGGATGTAGAGCTTCCCCTTG GATTCACCTTCTCGTTCCCAATGATTCAACACTCCTTGGACATTGGAGTATTGGTTACTTGGACTAAAACCTTCAATTGTCCTGATGTGGTGAACAAGGATGCCGTGAGATTGCTCCGCGAGTCTCTGGATCGTCGTGGTGATACCAAAGTGAAGGTTGTGGCTATTTTGAACGACACCACGGGAACGTTAGTCCAAGGATCAACGTTAGATCCTGACACAGCTATTGGACTTATATTAGGCACCGGTAGCAATGCTTGTTACCTGGAACGAGCCGATAGAGTAGAACATTGGGAGACCGAAAGACACGGGGAACGTCAA GTTATTATCGATATTGAATGGGGTGCATTTGGAGACAACGGTGTTTTAGACTTCATCAAGACAGATTACGATCGCGAGAACGACGCGAATTCTCTTATTGTAAATTCATTTAC GTTCGAAAAGTATATTAGTGGAAAGTACATGGGTGAACTTGTGCGAGTTGTGCTCGCAAGGTTAAACAGAGACGGACTTTTATTCGTAGGTGATCACACGCCTGGATGTCTTTTAATTCCTGGCAATCTCACCAGTGATTTGGTATCAGATATTGAACA AGATTCTGTGGACGGTGGTAGCTACAATACGAAAGAAATTCTGAAGAAGTTTGGTATTGTGCCAGATGAAGATGACGTGAAAACCGTTCAATACGTTTGCGAAGTAGTGTCTAATCGGGCAGCTCTTCTAGTTGCAATAT GTCTTGGGGTTTTATTAAAGCGAATCGACAGGGAACACGTAACGATTGCGGTGGATGGATCTCTTTACAAGCATCATCCCCGATTAGAGAGTTGGATCAAACAGTACATTCCATTGCTAGCACCTGATCATaag TTTAAAATGATTCATGCCGAGGATGGAAGCGGAAAAGGAGCTGCACTCGTTGCTGCAATCGCACAAAGACTTCACAATAGAATAGACTAG
- the nompB gene encoding intraflagellar transport protein 88-like protein nompB isoform X2, with translation MFTMAKTQIDDIYDGYNDYPSVYSIKDLEQDAMFQEILSTSYGKRPVFHRTGTGISMRPTTSGLRPMTAVRGAGYTSSSRQTFDPLNMSSTTKGPAPPLETGKEDTPEEKIKIAEKKIMELIESSVEAAYENNMRVALERAREASSRERALIRLQEQAGLSDSHNVDLTFAVIFNLAIQYANNNMFTEAIATYQAITKNRVFSNSARLKVNMGNIYVKMGQLSQAIKMYRMAFDQAPTAHKDLRIKIMHNIGMLFVQMGRLEEAANSFEWVMKERAEFKAGLHAVLCHFALSHRDKMKRAFLELLEVQLNLDQEDRYNINTDDVASNILNEILRNDDLSKLEKEVKSEAEKTILCAAKLIAPVIEDTLTAGFAWCVDAIKSSAYGLLAADLEISKAMVFLYNRETQLAIDTLKMFENRESKANSSAATMLSFIYFLQGDYDQAEKCGEIARNADSYNAAAYVNLSACAFRKNELNIAKEFLLCALDTDASHVQALYNLGLVYKKQNMYEEALECFWKVRNIVRHDPQTLYQIGHLYQLMNETDQAAEWYNQLLGIIPCDPGVLQKMGEMYDSVGDKQQAYQFYSDSYRFFPANFEVIDWLGSYFVTMQLAEKALVYFKKAVELAPNEPRWRLLVAACLRRTGQFHKALLEYQDIHNKFPENIECLKFLVRLCSDLGLKEAQLYATELKRVEKARELKDRQGSARPGSRRSNSGTSSRTGSGMSVLSDHRSSPTHGRKDNQSLNSAGVGRTNRISTNENFAETVTDVNEQSNTAYVDPIGPLPTRPMTSAGKRDDDFGDEELGDDMLPE, from the exons TTTCATAGGACTGGTACTGGTATATCGATGAGGCCTACTACTAGTGGGCTAAGGCCAATGACTGCTGTTAGAGGTGCTGGTTACACTAGTAGTAGTCGGCAAACTTTTGATCCATTAAATATGAGTAGCACTACCAAAGGACCTGCACCACCTCTAGAAACTGGAAAAGAAGACAC ACctgaagagaaaataaaaatagcagagaaaaaaataatggaATTGATTGAAAGTTCAGTAGAAGCAgcttatgaaaataatatgagggTTGCCTTAGAGAGAGCAAGAGAAGCTTCTTCAAGAGAAAGGGCTTTGATTAGACTACAAGAACAAGCTGGACTTAGTGATAGTCATAATGTTGATTTAACATTTGCT gtaatttttaatttagcaATTCAATATGCCAACAATAATATGTTTACTGAAGCTATAGCCACTTATCAAGCTATAACAAAGAACAGAGTGTTTAGTAATAGTGCTAGACTTAAAGTAAATATGGgaaatatttatgttaaaatGGGACAGTTATCTCAAGCAATTAAAATGTATAGAATGGCATTTGATCAAGCACCAACAGCTCATAAAGATTTAAG aataaaaataatgcataACATTGGAATGCTATTTGTTCAAATGGGTCGTTTGGAAGAAGCAGCTAATAGTTTTGAATGGGTCATGAAAGAAAGAGCTGAATTTAAAGCAGGCTTGCATGCTGTGTTATGCCATTTTGCATTGTCTCATAGGGATAAAATGAAAAGAGCATTTTTAGAATTGTTAGAAGTTCAACTTAACTTAGATCAGGAGGACAGATATAATATAAATACT GATGATGTTGCATCTaatatattgaatgaaattttaagaaacGATGATTTATCTAAGCTAGAGAAAGAAGTGAAATCCGAAGCTGAAAAAACTATTCTTTGTGCTGCAAAACTTATAGCACCTGTTATTGAAGATACACTTACAGCTGGTTTTGCTTG GTGTGTCGATGCAATAAAGTCTTCGGCTTATGGATTATTAGCTGCTGATCTGGAAATAAGTAAAGCTATGGTGTTTTTATACAATCGAGAGACTCAATTAGCTATCGATACCTTGAAAATGTTCGAAAATCGGGAAAGTAAAGCTAATAGTTCTGCTGCCACTAtgctttcatttatttattttctt CAAGGAGATTACGATCAAGCAGAGAAATGCGGAGAAATCGCTCGAAATGCGGACAGTTATAATGCGGCAGCTTATGTCAATTTATCAGCGTGCGCGTTCAGAAAGAACGAATTAAATATTGCCAAAGAGTTTCTTCTTTGTGCATTAGATACAGATGCTAGTCATGTACAGGCTCTTTATAATCTAG GATTAGTGTACAAGAAACAAAATATGTACGAAGAAGCATTGGAATGTTTTTGGAAAGTTCGTAATATCGTTAGACACGATCCACAGACTTTATATCAAATTGGTCATTTGTATCAACTTATGAATGAGACAGATCAAGCAGCAGAGTG GTATAATCAGTTGCTTGGTATAATACCTTGTGATCCTGGGGTTTTGCAAAAAATGGGAGAAATGTATGATAGTGTTGGAGATAAACAACAAGCATACCAATTTTACAGCGAT TCGTATAGGTTCTTTCCTGCAAATTTCGAAGTAATCGATTGGCTTGGATCATATTTTGTAACAATGCAG CTAGCTGAGAAAGCATTAGTTTATTTCAAGAAAGCAGTGGAACTTGCTCCTAATGAACCAAGGTGGAGATTACTTGTTGCCGCTTGCTTAAGACGAACAGGTCAATTTCACAAAGCTCTCCTGGAATATCAAGACATTCATAATAAATTCCCTGAGAACATTGAGTGCCTTAAATTCTTGGTTCGCTTATGTAGCGATCTTGGCTTAAAAGAGGCTCAATTGTATGCGACAGAATTAAAGCGTGTCGAAAAAGCAAGGGAACTAAAAGACAGACAAGGTTCAGCAAGACCAG GCTCAAGAAGGAGTAATAGTGGCACATCGTCACGAACTGGTTCCGGGATGAGTGTATTATCAGATCATAGATCAAGTCCCACCCATGGTAGAAAAGATAATCAAAGTTTGAATAGCGCTGGTGTTGGCCGAACCAACCGAATTTCTACCAATGAAAATTTTGCAGAAACAGTAACCGATGTGAACGAACAATCAA ACACGGCTTATGTTGATCCAATTGGTCCTCTACCTACTCGCCCCATGACGTCCGCGGGAAAGAGGGACGACGATTTCGGCGATGAAGAACTAGGCGATGATATGTTACCGGAGTAA
- the nompB gene encoding intraflagellar transport protein 88-like protein nompB isoform X1 — MFTMAKTQIDDIYDGYNDYPSVYSIKDLEQDAMFQEILSTSYGKRPVFTPKVPGTAMRLGTSSGFHRTGTGISMRPTTSGLRPMTAVRGAGYTSSSRQTFDPLNMSSTTKGPAPPLETGKEDTPEEKIKIAEKKIMELIESSVEAAYENNMRVALERAREASSRERALIRLQEQAGLSDSHNVDLTFAVIFNLAIQYANNNMFTEAIATYQAITKNRVFSNSARLKVNMGNIYVKMGQLSQAIKMYRMAFDQAPTAHKDLRIKIMHNIGMLFVQMGRLEEAANSFEWVMKERAEFKAGLHAVLCHFALSHRDKMKRAFLELLEVQLNLDQEDRYNINTDDVASNILNEILRNDDLSKLEKEVKSEAEKTILCAAKLIAPVIEDTLTAGFAWCVDAIKSSAYGLLAADLEISKAMVFLYNRETQLAIDTLKMFENRESKANSSAATMLSFIYFLQGDYDQAEKCGEIARNADSYNAAAYVNLSACAFRKNELNIAKEFLLCALDTDASHVQALYNLGLVYKKQNMYEEALECFWKVRNIVRHDPQTLYQIGHLYQLMNETDQAAEWYNQLLGIIPCDPGVLQKMGEMYDSVGDKQQAYQFYSDSYRFFPANFEVIDWLGSYFVTMQLAEKALVYFKKAVELAPNEPRWRLLVAACLRRTGQFHKALLEYQDIHNKFPENIECLKFLVRLCSDLGLKEAQLYATELKRVEKARELKDRQGSARPGSRRSNSGTSSRTGSGMSVLSDHRSSPTHGRKDNQSLNSAGVGRTNRISTNENFAETVTDVNEQSNTAYVDPIGPLPTRPMTSAGKRDDDFGDEELGDDMLPE, encoded by the exons TTTACACCAAAAGTACCTGGAACTGCTATGCGTTTGGGTACTTCAAGTGGA TTTCATAGGACTGGTACTGGTATATCGATGAGGCCTACTACTAGTGGGCTAAGGCCAATGACTGCTGTTAGAGGTGCTGGTTACACTAGTAGTAGTCGGCAAACTTTTGATCCATTAAATATGAGTAGCACTACCAAAGGACCTGCACCACCTCTAGAAACTGGAAAAGAAGACAC ACctgaagagaaaataaaaatagcagagaaaaaaataatggaATTGATTGAAAGTTCAGTAGAAGCAgcttatgaaaataatatgagggTTGCCTTAGAGAGAGCAAGAGAAGCTTCTTCAAGAGAAAGGGCTTTGATTAGACTACAAGAACAAGCTGGACTTAGTGATAGTCATAATGTTGATTTAACATTTGCT gtaatttttaatttagcaATTCAATATGCCAACAATAATATGTTTACTGAAGCTATAGCCACTTATCAAGCTATAACAAAGAACAGAGTGTTTAGTAATAGTGCTAGACTTAAAGTAAATATGGgaaatatttatgttaaaatGGGACAGTTATCTCAAGCAATTAAAATGTATAGAATGGCATTTGATCAAGCACCAACAGCTCATAAAGATTTAAG aataaaaataatgcataACATTGGAATGCTATTTGTTCAAATGGGTCGTTTGGAAGAAGCAGCTAATAGTTTTGAATGGGTCATGAAAGAAAGAGCTGAATTTAAAGCAGGCTTGCATGCTGTGTTATGCCATTTTGCATTGTCTCATAGGGATAAAATGAAAAGAGCATTTTTAGAATTGTTAGAAGTTCAACTTAACTTAGATCAGGAGGACAGATATAATATAAATACT GATGATGTTGCATCTaatatattgaatgaaattttaagaaacGATGATTTATCTAAGCTAGAGAAAGAAGTGAAATCCGAAGCTGAAAAAACTATTCTTTGTGCTGCAAAACTTATAGCACCTGTTATTGAAGATACACTTACAGCTGGTTTTGCTTG GTGTGTCGATGCAATAAAGTCTTCGGCTTATGGATTATTAGCTGCTGATCTGGAAATAAGTAAAGCTATGGTGTTTTTATACAATCGAGAGACTCAATTAGCTATCGATACCTTGAAAATGTTCGAAAATCGGGAAAGTAAAGCTAATAGTTCTGCTGCCACTAtgctttcatttatttattttctt CAAGGAGATTACGATCAAGCAGAGAAATGCGGAGAAATCGCTCGAAATGCGGACAGTTATAATGCGGCAGCTTATGTCAATTTATCAGCGTGCGCGTTCAGAAAGAACGAATTAAATATTGCCAAAGAGTTTCTTCTTTGTGCATTAGATACAGATGCTAGTCATGTACAGGCTCTTTATAATCTAG GATTAGTGTACAAGAAACAAAATATGTACGAAGAAGCATTGGAATGTTTTTGGAAAGTTCGTAATATCGTTAGACACGATCCACAGACTTTATATCAAATTGGTCATTTGTATCAACTTATGAATGAGACAGATCAAGCAGCAGAGTG GTATAATCAGTTGCTTGGTATAATACCTTGTGATCCTGGGGTTTTGCAAAAAATGGGAGAAATGTATGATAGTGTTGGAGATAAACAACAAGCATACCAATTTTACAGCGAT TCGTATAGGTTCTTTCCTGCAAATTTCGAAGTAATCGATTGGCTTGGATCATATTTTGTAACAATGCAG CTAGCTGAGAAAGCATTAGTTTATTTCAAGAAAGCAGTGGAACTTGCTCCTAATGAACCAAGGTGGAGATTACTTGTTGCCGCTTGCTTAAGACGAACAGGTCAATTTCACAAAGCTCTCCTGGAATATCAAGACATTCATAATAAATTCCCTGAGAACATTGAGTGCCTTAAATTCTTGGTTCGCTTATGTAGCGATCTTGGCTTAAAAGAGGCTCAATTGTATGCGACAGAATTAAAGCGTGTCGAAAAAGCAAGGGAACTAAAAGACAGACAAGGTTCAGCAAGACCAG GCTCAAGAAGGAGTAATAGTGGCACATCGTCACGAACTGGTTCCGGGATGAGTGTATTATCAGATCATAGATCAAGTCCCACCCATGGTAGAAAAGATAATCAAAGTTTGAATAGCGCTGGTGTTGGCCGAACCAACCGAATTTCTACCAATGAAAATTTTGCAGAAACAGTAACCGATGTGAACGAACAATCAA ACACGGCTTATGTTGATCCAATTGGTCCTCTACCTACTCGCCCCATGACGTCCGCGGGAAAGAGGGACGACGATTTCGGCGATGAAGAACTAGGCGATGATATGTTACCGGAGTAA